Genomic segment of Candidatus Eremiobacterota bacterium:
CCAGTCCCGCCTCTGCGAGGAAGCCTTCAGGTGTCTTTGAGGGCAGGGGACAGGCCCTGAGCACCTCTTTTTGGGAGGGATCGGCCAAGCTGCCGATGCCCTGCGCTGCGAAGAGGTAAGTGATCAGGCCCAGGAAGAGGAGGCATACCGCAAGAGCAAGGAGGGGAACAGTGGGGATGTTGAGAGAGCTGAAGGCGGGATTGTTGAGAAGCGACGGCATGAAGGTGAAGGGAGCCGTAAGGGGCGAGACTGCCCATACGGCGAAGAGAGTGAAGAAGCAAATGCCGAATGCCGTCAATATCTTGGGAAGATTAGTGTTCTTCTTCGCAAGCAAAAGGGTGACCATGATAAAGAGCAACAGCGCAGGAGTGAGAAGTACCGAGATCGCCATGAAAAGCGGCGCTATGAGGGGAACTATGAAAAACGCCAGGAAGATGTACTTGAGGCCCTTGCTGTGAGCCTCATTGCTTGTGGCTGAAGTCGCCGAGGCCCGGAAGCCGAGCACCGCCGACGCGATAAGGAGCAGAACCGAATAGAGGTAAAAGCTCACGACCTCCATGAAATGAAGGTTCCCCGTCACCACGAAGAAAAGGAGCACAGGGAACACGACAGTCATCTGGATAAGGGGGAGAATGAGAGCTCCCAGAATCTTGCCGGTGAAAAGCCGGATCGGCGTCATTCCAGAGAGGGCCAGGTCGTCCCACACACGGCGCTCCTTTTCGCCCGTAACCGATGAGACGGTGAAGCAGCAGCCCCTTATGGAGATATAGAGGAGGAAGAGCCAGATTGCCCCGATGAGCCCGCACCTTATGGTTTCCTGGTTTACTGCGAGATACTCGTCGCGGGAAAGTGAGGCTGTCCGAGTATTGGAAGGTTTTTCAGTGAGCATGGCGCTCCCGGTGCCTGCCACCGGAGAAGAGCCGTAGTGCTGCGCATGGGTCCGGTAAGCCACAGGCTCCTCTTTCACAAGCTTTTTGGGAAGAGGGATACCTGCGGACTTGTACATGGTCCACCGGAGACACCCGATAAGGGTATGCCTGCTGAGGGTGAACACCGTTCCCTGGTATGTTCTGATGACAGGCTTTATTGAGAGCTGAGATGAGTTCCCCGGGTCTGATGATGCCGGGGCGCTCACCACGAATGAAGTGTTCCGCGGCTGAGCCCTGGGATTCTCGAAATTGCAGAGGGCCCATGAGCGGGCATAAAGATAGGGCGCCAGGAAGAGCACGATGAAGACCAGATAACCGGGAAGCCTTCCGGCGCCGTGGCGGATCTGGTAGGATATCTCCCGGAGAAATGCGGGGTTCCTCAAGTATTGGACGGCACCCGGAAAGGCGTCATAGAACCATTTCGGCCCCCAGCCCTTCAGGAAGACATCGGTCGCCTTTCTCCTCAGGTAGACCCATGAAGGCCCGCCCTGCTCGTAAACGGTCACGGAGAAGTGCCATATCATGCAGAGGAAAAGGGGAACAAGCAGGAAGAATGACCAGGGAAGGATCATCCAGGCACCGTTCATCGCCTGGGGAAGGACAAGGGCATAGAGGGCCACGAGGGGGCTCACGGAGCTGAAGACAGGGGGCATGGAGCCTGTCACAAAGACTGCCGAGAGCACAAGGTCCAGGAGGGGAGTCCCCAGAACCCAGAGAAGCTTCAGTATCCACCCCAGCACAATGGCCTGGGAGCTGCTCCGCGAGAGGGAGGAGATCAGGAACCCCCCAAGCAGGGAGACGCATCCCGAGAGAAAGGCGATGAGCAGTACTGCCATGGCTCCGGAGAAACCGTATTCCGACGTGAGGCCCAGCAGCAGTATCGTGGGAGAGACGGCAAGGAGCAGGCGGCAGAGCGCCATGAACTCCGGCAGCAGCTTCCCGGAGATTACCGCGCCAGGATCCAGGCAGGTGAGCCTCAGGCTGTCGATGGTCTTCTTTTCTCGCTCGCCGCTCATTGAGGTAAGGGCTGTCGAGCCTATCAGGAGCACAGAGAGCAGAATAAGCGCCGCCGAGGCCACGGTAAAAACCGTGCAGCTGCAGAGCTGCATGAGTCTCAGTGCCAGGGCGGGGACGGCGAAGCAGCACGCGATACGCAGGATTGAGAGGCCTGACAGCCATGCGAGCCTGGGCTGTGCGAGCTTTTCCGAGGTCAGGTAAACAGGATTTTCCTTATAGGCCATGATTTTTATCCTCCCATCCTCCGTATGCCTTGGTGATGTTGAGATAGGCTGTCTGCAGAGTCGGATGCTCCTCGTAGAAAGAGCTTATGGGGAAGCCTTCGTTTACAAGGCTCCTGAGAAGGTTCACCGGCGTGTCCCCCCTGTCATCCCTGAGGTGAAAGAGTATGGTTTCGCCGTCCCACCTTATGTCCTCGACAGCCCCGTTTTTCCTGAGCTTCTCGAAGAGCTGATCCTTGCTCGAGGTGGCGGAGAGGCGTATCCGCCTGCTGCCCCGCTCGTCAATCATTCTCCTGGTGCTTTCCGAGCAGATGAGGCAGCCTTTCTTGATGACGCCGATGGTGTCGCTTATGTCGGCCAGGTCATCAAGGACATGGGATGAGATGATTATCGTCACCTCCCTCGAGGCGAGGCCCCTCAGGAGCTCCCTGAGCTCGAGGCGGGCGAGGGGGTCAAGGCCGCTCGCAGGCTCATCGAGGAGCAGGAGCTTCGGCTTGTGGATCAGGCACCTCCCCAGGCTCAGCCGCTGCTTCATTCCCCTGGAAAGGCTCTCAACGACGGCCTCCTGCATCTCGGTCATTCCCACAAGGTGCATGGTCTCATCTACTGCGTAAGGGCGAAGATTGTCGGGGATAAAATATGCTCTCGCAAAAAATTCAAAATACTCCCTCACCGTCATGTCTTCATAAACCCCCAGAAAGTCCGGCATAAAGCCGATGATGGAGCGGATTTTCACTTTTTCTGAGAGGGGGTGGCCGCATATCGTCACCATCCCCGAATCGCAGGGGATCAGGGTGGCAAGAATTCTCAGGAGCGTTGTCTTGCCTGCCCCGTTGGGTCCCACGAGGCCGAGAATCTCCCCCCTTGAAAGCTCAAAGCTTATGTCGTTCAGGGCAATCACAAGGCCGTAGCGTTTGACAAGGCCTCGCACGGAAACGGCAGGTCCGTCTCCCGGGGGGGGCTCACCATCGCTCTTCTCTCTGTGGTAAGGACGTTCATCCAGTTTTTTCATCATGGTACTTCCTGACATGCTATTCCCTCAGATTTGTTTTTTCTACGCTTCAGTCGCCGGCCGGGAAGAGTTATTTCTATTATAGCAGAAAAATTTTCTCCGTAACAGACTCCCGCCTCCCCCCGCCCTGCAAGATCAATAAGGAGGGAGCAGTCTCCTGAATCCGTGGAGAAGCACGATAAGGGCAAAGAAGAGATTTCTTGGGAGAATCCCCCACAGAGGGAGAGAAAGGGGCCTGGCCTTTCCAGGGGCCTCGCAGGCATCGCCGAGTCTCTCCCCAAGTTTTCTCATCCATGCCGGTGAGCGGGGCCACTCGAGCAGATCCTCAATCCATGGTGAGGGAATTCCCTCGAGGCCCACGTGGGATCCGATGATGCCTCCGAGTATGGCTGCTGTGGTGTCCGTATCTCCTCCGCAGCGGATAATCCCCGTGATCCCGCCCTTGAAATCCTGCTGGTGGCTTAGCCAGGCATGGATCACCACGGGCACCGTATGGCAGATATAGCCGCTCACCCCTTTGGGGGGGCATATCAGGGAGGCGAACTCTGCGGTGCTGATGCCTTTATCCACGCTTTCCAGCCCCTTCTCAATGAGGGGGAGGAGTTCCCCGCCCTCTTCAGTGATGACATTTTCCAGTGACGAGCGGTACGTGGCTGTTGATACAGGCTCTTTCCGCCCTGAAGCGAGAGAAGAAGCGCAGGCTACTGCCAGGGCTCCCATATGAGCCCTGGCGTCACGGTGGGTGATCCCGGTGGAGAGCTCGGTGAGCTTTCTCAGCCTCCGATAGTCATTCCCGCAGAATACGCCAATAATGGGGCTTCTCATCGCCGGGCCGTTCCCTGCCGAGCTGACGCCGCTCCTCTCGGGTGAGATCCCTGCAATCAGCCTGAGCCCCGACCTGAGGGTCGCGAAACCCACACCGGCAGGGAGAAGAAGGAGCCATACCTTGATGAGCCTCGCCAGTTCATGGATGAAAGCTTCCTCGCTTGCTCCCGCGGTGAGAAGGGCCTGGGCAGTCATCGAGGCATGCTCAGAATCGTCGGAGCACATCCCTTTCCCCAGCAGAAAGGAGTACCGTTCAAGGCTGGGGAAAAGGCGGATCTGTCTTTCCCTTGAGAGGCCCTCCATGGGGAGGCCCATGGCATCGCCTACTGCAGTGCCGATCAGGCAGCCCCTGAGTGCGTCAGTTTTTGCCGAGAGAGCTTCCTCTTCCACCTTGTTCTCCCCTCCAGAAGAAATATTCCATTTCTCCACAGGCCCCTCCTCTCCCGTCCCGCCTGCAGGACCCTGTCAAGTGACTTTGCCCCATGGGAGGATTTGCAGCAAAATATGAAGAAACCTATTTTTGAATTCCAAGTGAGGTCATGAAATGAACGAAGAGGAATTAACAATAAAATTACATCACCGGAGGGCCACGACTTTTGTCAAGGAAAAGAAGCTGGCCGAGGCTATCCGTGAGCTCCAGGAAGTCATCAGGATCAATCCCAAGGATTTCACCTCTTATTTCATGATGGCCCAGATTTACTTTGCCTCCAAGAAATATGACGTGGCAGACAAGTTCTGCCAGCAGGCAATCATTGTGAACCCCCAGGATGTGCGTCCCTGGCTCATACTCGGGAACATCTACATCGCCCGCCAGGACTATGACACTGCCATTTCCCAGCTCCCCAAGGGCATCCAGACCGATCCAAAGAACTACCAGCTCAAATATCTCCTTGGTTACAGCTATGCCAAGAAGAAAGATTACCCCAAGGCGAAGCAGTATCTTGAAGAGGCGCTGACAATAGAGCCTGGAAACAAGCAGGCCCAGCAGGCACTTGAAGTGGTGCAGAAAGCCCTCGCGAATCCCCAGTAGGACCTTCCTTCACCCTGCGGCTTTTTCCATTATGCTATGACGGATCGATGTCGAGAAACCTCATCTCTTCCTTGAGATGCTTATTGTTTTTCGCCCCTGCCTTGTGGTGGAGCAGCACCCTGTCCATTATGAAGCGCTTTATGGCTTCATCGGTGGCCGGAAGGTATTCCGGGGGGATGTTCTTCAGGGGCACTTCTGCCCTTGAAGCAAAGCGGTGGCCTCCTGCCCTGCCGAATTTCTGAAAGGCCCTTGTGGCGATTTTTCCCACATCCTTGCGCTCCTTCCACGATCTCATCGTGATGATGACACATTTCTGGTGCAGCTGGGAGACGATGCTCCAGTAAGTGCCCCGCACCCTGAGCAGAAAGTCGGCGATGACGGCGGAGAACTCACTCCTCTCAATGATGCCCAGGTGAACATATGCCATGGTGTGGGAGAAGGTCACCTCCTGGAGGGCCTTGATAAAATATTTCAGCTGCTTGCGGAGTATTTCGGACCCTTCGATTATCCTGAGGGTCTCGACCTTTATCCTGGGGAGGAGATGGCTGAGGACATTGAGATCTTTATCGTTGCTGATCCTTCTGAACATGTCCGTGTCCGTCTTTATGGCATAATAGAGGGCTGTGGCAAGCCGGGGCGTTATGGGTATCCCGGCTTCTATAAGATATTCCGTGAGGATGGTGGCCGTTGCCCCGTAGGAGGGCCTTATGTCCCTGAATGGAATGGATGGGTCGTGTTCATCGGGGTGGTGGTCGATAACGGCCGTTATCTTGAGGCTGCCTGTGGCGGGATTATGGGAAGGCTGCCCGTCAAGCATCACAAGCTTTGAGTACCAGGTCAGGTCAGTCTGGCGCAGGTACAGGTGCCTGAGCCTCAGAAGCCTCAGCATGGTCTGGTTGTCGGGACGGCGGGTCTCGCCGATGTGAATGGTGTCAATATGGGCTGTCCTTGGCTTCAGAATGGCCTGAAGCGCCATAGCGCTCGCTATGGCGTCGGGATCGGGCACTATCAGGATGGCCACTCTGTCCCTTTTTTTGAAAAGCCTGAAAAGATGCTGCAGTTTTTCCTTCGTGGGCATTGTCCTCCGCGATCAGGCCTTCACTGTTTTCCCGTCAAGAACAAAATGGCTCCCGCCAAGGTGGTGAATCGTTCGGTATTCTTCCCTGTCGAGCTTCCATATCTCCTCGAAGGCCTCCTTTTCCACGGAAACAGCCTTGACATGGGCAAGGAAAAGGTTATAGGTCTCTATCAGGGAAGGGTCGTTTATTATTTCGCATTCAAGGTGGCCGATGCACTCCCTGATAAGGGGAGCTTTCACCGCTGATGCCTTTTCGGCCGTGAGGCCGTACTTCTCGAATTTGTCAAGATCGGCTCCTGTCACGGAGCCGCAGGCGTTCACGACGGTGAGAAGGCCCGCCGGGGGAATGTTCACGGTAAATTCCCTGTGTTTCCGTATCCATTCAAAGGAATAATTCCCCTTCCCAATGACGGCACCTATTATTGGCGGATCGTGCCTGACGGGCATAATCCAGGCTATCGGCAGGCAGTTTACCCGGTTTTTTTCCGTCTGGCAGGCTACGAGGACCAGGGGGCCGTGGTTGATGAGCCTGTTCGCATTTCTCAAGGGGATCTTCACTTTCATGGCAGCACCTCCCTTTTCGGTGAAAGGACTCACATCACTTTCTCTATGGAATGGAAATCTCCTTCAGTCCAGGTTCTGATGCTTCCGGGCCGCCTGGAGCCCATGGCATAAAGAGCCTGGAAGGAGGTCCCGGGGCTCATGGCATATATTATTCTTTCAGGACGGCAGCTTCAGCATGAATAAATTCCACAGGACAGCAGAGAAGGGGCAGGCATCGCTCATCATTATTGAGCTCATGCTCTTGATGATCATATTCGCATGCATTCCGCCCGGTGAAGCAGGCCTGCAGCGCCGGCCTCCCGAGGCAGGCGAGACATTTCGCTCCCATCTCACCTTGATGGTGACGATTCAGAACATGAGCAGCAGCGAAAAAGTGAAGGGGCACCTTCTGCTGCCTCTTCCTTCCAGCTATGCTCCCTTCCAGCAGGTGGAGCACCTGGAGTCCAGGCCCTGCCCCTGCTTTGTGACGGCTCTCGAAGATAACAGGCCTGCCGGAGTGTATGAGGTCCGGCTTGATCCCGGCGCCGAAGAGAAGATTCTGCTTTCTTTTGATGCCGCTGCGGCGAGTGTGAGGATTCCTCTCTCTGAAGCTTCTTCCCGCAGAGACAGCCGGCCGCCGGAGGCACTGTATCTCAGGCCTGACGGCGAAGTGCGGCCTGACATCCAGGCGATCAGAGCCCTTGCCCTGTCGGCAGTTGAAGGGGAAAGGAACCCTTATTACCGGATGGTGAAAATCTATGATTACATGAGAAAGAATTTCACTTTCAGGGAAGGGAACATGCGGCGTTCCCTTGAGGAGATCCTGAAGGACCGCACGGTCCAGTGTAGTGACGCCATCATCCTTTTCGTATCGCTGTGCAGGGCTGCGGAAATTCCCGCCCGCATCGTGGGAGGGCTTTATATCTCCCACGAGAAAGTTTATTTCCCCCAGACCCATTCGTGGGCTGAAGTCTATCTCCAGGGCCCGGGGTGGGTTCCTGTCGATCCTACCCTCGGGAGGTTTGACAACCGCTCAAGGCTCCTCTCCCTCGGGGGGAGGAACTGCTTTTACCTGCAGCTCTTCAGCAACCAGGCTGATCTTGGAGTATTCACGGCCGAAGGCGGCCAGGGGGCCATTCCCCGCATGAGGGTCCAGATGGCCCTCTCTTCAGCTTATCTTGAGCACAGGAAAAAAGGAAGATCGATCGGCCTTGTTCCCGCGACGAGTGGCAGAGCCTCTCCTGCAAGATTCAGGGAGGAATGCTGCCCTGCCGCAATGAAGGCCTATGAGAGAGGGCTGACGCTTTACCGGCAGGGGAAGCGCAATGATGCATACCCGGAGCTCCAGGCGGCAGCCAATGATTCGCCGAGGTTTATCAGGGCGCACCGCCAGCTTATCACCTGTGCTTTCGAGCTCTCAAGGGGCCGATCCCTGTCAAGGCACTATGAGGCCATGGCATCGGCCGATCCTTCCAGCGTCTATGCCAGATACTACCAGGGCCTCTGCGCACTCCACATGGAGCACTATGGCAGGGCTGAAGATCTTCTCCTCGGGTGCGAAAAGGATGGCCTTGTCTCATCGGACATTTACCACAGCATCGCTTATCTCTACCTTTCCACAGGACAGCTTGAAAGAGGCGAGTCCTATGCCTCCCGGGC
This window contains:
- a CDS encoding ABC transporter permease, with protein sequence MAYKENPVYLTSEKLAQPRLAWLSGLSILRIACCFAVPALALRLMQLCSCTVFTVASAALILLSVLLIGSTALTSMSGEREKKTIDSLRLTCLDPGAVISGKLLPEFMALCRLLLAVSPTILLLGLTSEYGFSGAMAVLLIAFLSGCVSLLGGFLISSLSRSSSQAIVLGWILKLLWVLGTPLLDLVLSAVFVTGSMPPVFSSVSPLVALYALVLPQAMNGAWMILPWSFFLLVPLFLCMIWHFSVTVYEQGGPSWVYLRRKATDVFLKGWGPKWFYDAFPGAVQYLRNPAFLREISYQIRHGAGRLPGYLVFIVLFLAPYLYARSWALCNFENPRAQPRNTSFVVSAPASSDPGNSSQLSIKPVIRTYQGTVFTLSRHTLIGCLRWTMYKSAGIPLPKKLVKEEPVAYRTHAQHYGSSPVAGTGSAMLTEKPSNTRTASLSRDEYLAVNQETIRCGLIGAIWLFLLYISIRGCCFTVSSVTGEKERRVWDDLALSGMTPIRLFTGKILGALILPLIQMTVVFPVLLFFVVTGNLHFMEVVSFYLYSVLLLIASAVLGFRASATSATSNEAHSKGLKYIFLAFFIVPLIAPLFMAISVLLTPALLLFIMVTLLLAKKNTNLPKILTAFGICFFTLFAVWAVSPLTAPFTFMPSLLNNPAFSSLNIPTVPLLALAVCLLFLGLITYLFAAQGIGSLADPSQKEVLRACPLPSKTPEGFLAEAGLGVRQGRNEGAF
- a CDS encoding ABC transporter ATP-binding protein, yielding MMKKLDERPYHREKSDGEPPPGDGPAVSVRGLVKRYGLVIALNDISFELSRGEILGLVGPNGAGKTTLLRILATLIPCDSGMVTICGHPLSEKVKIRSIIGFMPDFLGVYEDMTVREYFEFFARAYFIPDNLRPYAVDETMHLVGMTEMQEAVVESLSRGMKQRLSLGRCLIHKPKLLLLDEPASGLDPLARLELRELLRGLASREVTIIISSHVLDDLADISDTIGVIKKGCLICSESTRRMIDERGSRRIRLSATSSKDQLFEKLRKNGAVEDIRWDGETILFHLRDDRGDTPVNLLRSLVNEGFPISSFYEEHPTLQTAYLNITKAYGGWEDKNHGL
- a CDS encoding ADP-ribosylglycohydrolase family protein, with product MEKWNISSGGENKVEEEALSAKTDALRGCLIGTAVGDAMGLPMEGLSRERQIRLFPSLERYSFLLGKGMCSDDSEHASMTAQALLTAGASEEAFIHELARLIKVWLLLLPAGVGFATLRSGLRLIAGISPERSGVSSAGNGPAMRSPIIGVFCGNDYRRLRKLTELSTGITHRDARAHMGALAVACASSLASGRKEPVSTATYRSSLENVITEEGGELLPLIEKGLESVDKGISTAEFASLICPPKGVSGYICHTVPVVIHAWLSHQQDFKGGITGIIRCGGDTDTTAAILGGIIGSHVGLEGIPSPWIEDLLEWPRSPAWMRKLGERLGDACEAPGKARPLSLPLWGILPRNLFFALIVLLHGFRRLLPPY
- a CDS encoding tetratricopeptide repeat protein translates to MNEEELTIKLHHRRATTFVKEKKLAEAIRELQEVIRINPKDFTSYFMMAQIYFASKKYDVADKFCQQAIIVNPQDVRPWLILGNIYIARQDYDTAISQLPKGIQTDPKNYQLKYLLGYSYAKKKDYPKAKQYLEEALTIEPGNKQAQQALEVVQKALANPQ
- a CDS encoding DHH family phosphoesterase — protein: MPTKEKLQHLFRLFKKRDRVAILIVPDPDAIASAMALQAILKPRTAHIDTIHIGETRRPDNQTMLRLLRLRHLYLRQTDLTWYSKLVMLDGQPSHNPATGSLKITAVIDHHPDEHDPSIPFRDIRPSYGATATILTEYLIEAGIPITPRLATALYYAIKTDTDMFRRISNDKDLNVLSHLLPRIKVETLRIIEGSEILRKQLKYFIKALQEVTFSHTMAYVHLGIIERSEFSAVIADFLLRVRGTYWSIVSQLHQKCVIITMRSWKERKDVGKIATRAFQKFGRAGGHRFASRAEVPLKNIPPEYLPATDEAIKRFIMDRVLLHHKAGAKNNKHLKEEMRFLDIDPS
- a CDS encoding flavin reductase family protein, producing the protein MKVKIPLRNANRLINHGPLVLVACQTEKNRVNCLPIAWIMPVRHDPPIIGAVIGKGNYSFEWIRKHREFTVNIPPAGLLTVVNACGSVTGADLDKFEKYGLTAEKASAVKAPLIRECIGHLECEIINDPSLIETYNLFLAHVKAVSVEKEAFEEIWKLDREEYRTIHHLGGSHFVLDGKTVKA
- a CDS encoding transglutaminase domain-containing protein, with amino-acid sequence MNKFHRTAEKGQASLIIIELMLLMIIFACIPPGEAGLQRRPPEAGETFRSHLTLMVTIQNMSSSEKVKGHLLLPLPSSYAPFQQVEHLESRPCPCFVTALEDNRPAGVYEVRLDPGAEEKILLSFDAAAASVRIPLSEASSRRDSRPPEALYLRPDGEVRPDIQAIRALALSAVEGERNPYYRMVKIYDYMRKNFTFREGNMRRSLEEILKDRTVQCSDAIILFVSLCRAAEIPARIVGGLYISHEKVYFPQTHSWAEVYLQGPGWVPVDPTLGRFDNRSRLLSLGGRNCFYLQLFSNQADLGVFTAEGGQGAIPRMRVQMALSSAYLEHRKKGRSIGLVPATSGRASPARFREECCPAAMKAYERGLTLYRQGKRNDAYPELQAAANDSPRFIRAHRQLITCAFELSRGRSLSRHYEAMASADPSSVYARYYQGLCALHMEHYGRAEDLLLGCEKDGLVSSDIYHSIAYLYLSTGQLERGESYASRALGAEGDHFPVLVNLLSMLQDAEEWEKVVYWSKKGLVEYPGNFLLMGQAGYGLIMQGKPSEALYFLEGAAQKEPSMGWFHALIGWAYRDLGDRERARECLEKGLALRKGIADDRFYRNMLEELRK